The following coding sequences are from one Epilithonimonas vandammei window:
- a CDS encoding FUSC family protein produces MNYSSELKKFLTSQYIYSGARIALAIVIPSIILAQLGLLKEFFLFPLGTSFVGLTDQPGPFIRRRNTLLISVVTFFLIALIASLVKDFPLAVYLEIIIFGFFFSMIGVYGLRLAVFDSIALVVLSIFIDGHLTGNDIFKSSFIFFLGCLWFFVVFMIVTRLQPYKLASQVVGENYLELADYLRIKAKYYSKNPDYDALLNQLISQQIKIKNHQEDTREIVFKTRQIVNESTTQSRILMLMFLNSIDLYDKLLTSENDYKRMNLVFGDSALLQKIYYFLLLMADEITNLGISLQSGSEFRQFTNFDEELKNIYDEFFDYRAKKFSPDTLEDFMMMRQILMRITEITDEVKTIFKVNSQDQKLAKSLSTGLDYSKFLPKEEKLNRKVFLSNFSLDSSHFRHAVRVTVALLLGYIVSRFSILGIGHSYWILITIIAILKPAYATTKHRNLLRLYGTAAGAVIAYILLYFIQEPTALLVILLLSMILCFSLLKSSYSWAVLFMTIYIFLSFNFLNPGNVNLIFKDRLLDTIIGGVITFLVAYFVLPVWEHTQNLDLMKKSSKSNLEYFCLVMDHFLKKDLNDEDFRLKRKSAIINLANLSDNFQRMISDPKNQQRKLETVHQFVTTTHLITAYTASLSQYAKSGHEFPEIDFQNWKIKISAELLRTSSLLYQQDLDEQIRSESHIKPEDQVFDLLEKRKAELENQVISDERKFGISHLTEIKNIKELLELIYDVAKDQRKIIEEYLIHQSTTAKQ; encoded by the coding sequence ATGAACTACAGTTCCGAACTCAAAAAATTCTTAACCAGCCAATATATCTATTCTGGAGCCAGGATTGCTCTGGCTATTGTGATTCCCAGTATTATTCTGGCACAGCTAGGCTTGCTGAAAGAGTTTTTCCTATTCCCACTCGGAACCAGTTTCGTTGGTTTGACCGATCAGCCCGGACCTTTTATCAGGAGAAGAAATACACTCCTTATTTCTGTGGTCACCTTTTTTCTAATTGCGCTTATTGCAAGCCTCGTAAAAGATTTTCCGTTGGCTGTATATTTGGAAATTATCATTTTCGGGTTTTTCTTTTCTATGATCGGTGTCTATGGTCTCAGGCTCGCGGTATTCGATTCCATTGCATTAGTCGTTCTGAGTATTTTTATAGACGGACATCTCACCGGAAATGATATCTTCAAAAGTTCATTTATATTTTTCCTCGGTTGTCTGTGGTTTTTTGTGGTATTTATGATTGTCACCAGGCTACAGCCTTACAAGCTGGCAAGTCAGGTTGTCGGTGAGAATTATCTGGAACTAGCAGATTATCTCAGGATCAAAGCCAAATATTATTCTAAAAATCCTGATTATGATGCTTTGCTTAATCAGCTTATTTCTCAGCAAATCAAAATAAAAAATCATCAGGAAGACACCAGGGAAATTGTTTTTAAAACAAGGCAGATCGTCAATGAATCTACAACACAAAGCAGGATTCTGATGCTAATGTTTCTTAACTCTATTGATCTATATGATAAGCTTCTGACTTCTGAGAATGATTATAAAAGGATGAATCTTGTCTTCGGTGATTCCGCATTACTTCAGAAAATCTATTATTTTCTACTTCTTATGGCAGATGAGATTACGAATTTGGGCATTTCTCTTCAGAGCGGTTCGGAATTCAGGCAGTTTACTAATTTTGACGAAGAGCTGAAGAACATTTACGATGAATTTTTTGATTACCGAGCAAAGAAATTTTCTCCGGATACATTAGAAGACTTTATGATGATGCGCCAGATCCTGATGAGGATTACCGAAATCACCGATGAAGTCAAAACAATCTTTAAAGTTAATTCTCAGGATCAGAAACTCGCCAAGAGTCTTTCCACAGGATTGGACTATTCCAAATTTCTCCCAAAAGAAGAAAAGCTGAACCGAAAAGTGTTCCTTTCCAATTTTTCTTTAGACTCCAGTCACTTTCGTCATGCAGTGAGAGTGACGGTTGCCTTGCTTCTTGGCTACATTGTATCGCGCTTTTCAATCCTCGGAATAGGTCATTCTTATTGGATACTTATTACCATTATTGCCATTCTAAAACCAGCTTACGCCACTACGAAACACAGAAATCTTCTCCGGCTCTACGGTACTGCAGCCGGCGCAGTAATAGCTTACATTCTATTATATTTTATCCAGGAACCAACGGCCTTGCTAGTAATCCTACTCTTAAGTATGATTTTATGTTTCAGTCTGTTGAAATCCAGTTATTCCTGGGCCGTTTTATTTATGACGATTTATATATTTCTGTCATTCAACTTTCTGAACCCGGGAAATGTTAATCTGATTTTCAAAGATAGGCTTCTTGATACCATCATTGGCGGCGTCATTACATTTTTAGTGGCTTATTTCGTTTTACCGGTTTGGGAACATACTCAGAATCTGGATTTGATGAAAAAATCCTCCAAAAGCAACCTGGAATATTTCTGTCTGGTGATGGATCATTTTCTGAAAAAAGATTTGAATGATGAAGATTTTCGTCTGAAAAGAAAGAGTGCCATTATCAACCTTGCAAATCTTTCCGATAATTTTCAAAGGATGATTTCTGACCCCAAAAATCAGCAAAGAAAGCTAGAAACCGTTCACCAGTTTGTGACCACAACACATTTGATTACAGCTTACACAGCATCGCTTTCCCAATACGCCAAATCTGGTCATGAGTTTCCTGAAATCGATTTTCAAAATTGGAAAATCAAAATCTCTGCAGAATTATTACGAACATCATCCCTACTCTATCAACAAGATCTGGATGAACAAATACGTTCCGAAAGTCACATAAAACCAGAAGATCAGGTGTTTGATTTGTTAGAAAAAAGAAAAGCCGAATTGGAAAATCAGGTGATTTCTGACGAACGAAAATTTGGCATCAGCCATTTGACAGAAATAAAAAACATCAAAGAATTACTAGAATTGATCTATGACGTTGCAAAAGATCAGCGGAAAATTATTGAAGAATATTTGATTCATCAATCCACAACTGCGAAACAATAG
- a CDS encoding IS982 family transposase encodes MILKDQITTIFVQIDDFCKEFDLQIKNLKLNAAGDNKKRRNRSCLMSDSEIITIMIGFHLGAHKTFKHYYKEIVCGYWKDLFPKSLSYNRFVELQQRSFVVFALFLREKGLGKCTGISFMDSTTLKVCRNQRIHNHKVFKGLAERGKSSMGWFYGFKLHLLCNEKGELLSFYLTKGNVDDRNPKHIKKMTKQLFGKVFADKGYLSKALWEMLFADGIQLFTKLRKNMKNHIMKMEDKILLRKRAIIETINDELKNHCQVEHTRHRSVNNFMINILGGLTAYCFFPKKPSLNLKKVNDGQLFLNFA; translated from the coding sequence ATGATTTTGAAAGACCAAATTACAACTATTTTTGTACAGATTGATGATTTTTGTAAAGAATTTGATTTGCAAATCAAAAATTTGAAATTAAATGCGGCTGGAGATAATAAGAAAAGAAGAAATCGATCTTGTTTAATGTCCGATTCTGAAATTATTACTATTATGATAGGCTTTCATTTAGGAGCACACAAAACTTTCAAGCATTACTATAAAGAAATTGTTTGCGGATATTGGAAAGATTTGTTCCCGAAAAGCCTTTCTTACAACAGGTTTGTGGAATTGCAGCAAAGAAGTTTTGTGGTCTTTGCATTATTTTTGAGAGAAAAAGGATTAGGAAAATGTACTGGAATTAGCTTTATGGATAGTACAACATTGAAAGTCTGCCGTAACCAAAGAATTCACAATCATAAGGTTTTCAAAGGTTTGGCAGAACGTGGAAAATCTTCGATGGGTTGGTTTTACGGGTTTAAACTGCATTTGCTTTGCAACGAAAAAGGGGAACTTTTATCCTTTTATTTAACGAAAGGAAATGTGGATGACAGAAATCCAAAACATATTAAGAAAATGACTAAACAACTTTTTGGAAAAGTATTTGCAGATAAAGGTTACCTTTCAAAAGCGCTTTGGGAGATGCTTTTTGCAGATGGAATACAGCTTTTCACTAAACTTAGAAAAAATATGAAAAATCATATTATGAAAATGGAAGATAAGATTTTACTCCGAAAAAGAGCCATAATTGAAACGATTAATGACGAACTAAAAAACCATTGTCAAGTGGAACACACCCGACACAGAAGCGTCAATAATTTTATGATCAATATTTTGGGAGGACTAACAGCCTATTGTTTCTTTCCAAAAAAACCGTCACTCAACTTGAAAAAAGTAAATGACGGTCAATTATTTTTGAACTTCGCTTAA
- a CDS encoding 4'-phosphopantetheinyl transferase family protein, giving the protein MPLYKDLSDDVTKILIWEFDENEELDSDLLLEPENQAKILGYHPNKIAEVLMVRKMLKTILPDHKILYRDNGEPYLFPQDHHISISHSYPLAALTISKKRVGIDLEKRKEKIKKIRHKFILHEDAYIDNSEEVDFLTAIWCVKEALYKIHHSKHWSLKKHYDVLPFELQKEFTVKSRVYDLENEDFYTAKINFFDNYCFAVVD; this is encoded by the coding sequence ATGCCACTCTATAAAGATCTTTCTGATGATGTTACTAAAATTCTGATTTGGGAATTTGATGAAAATGAAGAATTGGATTCTGATCTTTTACTGGAACCAGAAAATCAAGCTAAAATTCTTGGCTATCATCCGAACAAAATTGCTGAGGTTTTGATGGTAAGAAAAATGCTGAAAACGATTCTTCCGGATCACAAAATTTTATATCGAGACAATGGTGAACCTTATCTTTTTCCGCAGGATCATCATATTTCTATTAGTCATTCTTATCCTTTAGCGGCTTTAACCATTTCTAAAAAGCGAGTGGGAATAGACCTGGAAAAACGTAAAGAAAAAATCAAAAAAATTCGGCATAAGTTTATTCTTCACGAAGATGCTTATATTGATAATTCTGAGGAAGTTGATTTTTTAACGGCAATCTGGTGTGTGAAAGAAGCGCTTTACAAAATTCATCACAGCAAACATTGGTCTTTGAAAAAGCATTACGATGTTTTGCCTTTTGAATTGCAGAAAGAATTTACGGTGAAAAGCAGAGTTTATGATTTGGAGAATGAAGATTTTTACACCGCCAAAATCAATTTCTTTGATAACTATTGTTTCGCAGTTGTGGATTGA
- the porV gene encoding type IX secretion system outer membrane channel protein PorV — protein MNLTKLFLGLGIGVSAFAFSQSNNTVLTGAPFLRISPDARAGGMGDQGVVTSTDVFSQFWNAAKYPFAKVSSGVGVNYTPYMSKLTNDVFLLYGSFYTFLGDDERSTLSASLYYFNMGEVSLTDIKAGTIIDNGTVKPNEFSIDLAYGLKLSDTYSMAVTGRFIRSDFGSFNSDSNFKAANTFAVDVSGYFMSPKHESISGYEGRVKAGWAVQNIGPKLDYTGDENSRSYLPTMARLGIGYDLLLDDMNRFSLSGEASKILVPAPDSDTQLIPNVGPIEGIGKSFSNKKSIMFSGAAEYSYDDTFAIRTGYFAESPEQGARQYATVGVGFKYASFGLDLSYLINTSKINTALDNTLRFGLTWNIGSETYNATDY, from the coding sequence ATGAATTTAACAAAATTATTTTTAGGATTAGGAATTGGCGTTAGTGCTTTTGCTTTCTCTCAGAGTAACAATACTGTTTTAACAGGTGCCCCGTTTCTTAGAATATCTCCAGACGCTAGAGCTGGCGGGATGGGAGATCAGGGTGTGGTGACGTCTACTGATGTTTTTTCTCAATTCTGGAATGCCGCAAAATATCCTTTTGCAAAAGTATCTTCGGGAGTTGGAGTTAACTACACTCCATATATGAGTAAGCTTACAAACGATGTTTTCCTATTATACGGATCTTTCTATACATTTCTGGGAGATGATGAGCGATCTACTCTAAGTGCGAGTTTATATTATTTCAATATGGGCGAAGTTTCACTGACGGATATAAAAGCCGGAACAATTATAGACAACGGTACCGTAAAACCTAATGAATTCTCTATAGATCTTGCTTATGGTTTAAAATTATCAGACACCTACTCTATGGCAGTAACTGGTAGATTTATCCGTTCAGATTTCGGGAGTTTTAATTCAGACAGTAACTTCAAAGCAGCCAATACTTTTGCAGTAGATGTATCTGGATATTTTATGTCTCCAAAACATGAGAGCATCAGTGGTTACGAAGGCCGTGTGAAAGCCGGTTGGGCAGTACAGAATATCGGTCCGAAACTAGATTATACAGGCGATGAAAACTCCAGATCTTACCTTCCGACTATGGCAAGGTTAGGTATCGGTTACGATTTGTTGCTTGATGACATGAACCGTTTCAGCCTTAGTGGTGAAGCGTCTAAAATCCTAGTTCCAGCACCAGATAGTGATACACAGTTAATTCCAAATGTGGGTCCCATTGAAGGTATCGGCAAATCATTCAGTAACAAAAAAAGTATTATGTTCAGTGGGGCGGCAGAATATTCTTATGATGACACATTTGCTATTAGAACGGGGTACTTTGCAGAATCTCCTGAGCAGGGTGCGAGACAATATGCCACTGTGGGTGTAGGATTCAAATACGCATCTTTTGGTCTGGATCTTTCATATCTTATTAATACTTCAAAGATCAATACAGCACTTGACAATACGTTGAGATTTGGCTTAACTTGGAACATCGGAAGTGAGACCTATAATGCTACAGATTATTAA